One Dama dama isolate Ldn47 chromosome 16, ASM3311817v1, whole genome shotgun sequence DNA window includes the following coding sequences:
- the LOC133071402 gene encoding olfactory receptor 13C2-like, with product MEWENQTIRVEFFLKGLSGYPRLELLFCVLVLIMYVVILLGNGTLILISILDSHLHTPMYFFLGNLSFLDICYTTVSIPPMLVSFLSEKKTISFSGCAVQMFLGLAMGTTECVLLGMMAFDRYVAICNPLRYSVIMSKGSYVSMAAGSWIIGVVNSTVQTGCVVQLPFCRNNVINHFTCEILAVMKLACADISRNEFIMLVATTLFIMTPLLLIIISYTLIIISILRIRSSEGRSKVFSTCSAHLTVVIIFYGTILFMYMKPKSKDTLNSDDMDATDKLVSGFYGVIAPMINPLIYSLRNRDVKEAVKHLLRRKNFNK from the coding sequence ATGGAATGGGAAAACCAAACCATTCGGGTGGAATTTTTTCTGAAGGGGCTTTCTGGTTACCCAAGGCTTGAACTACTGTTTTGTGTGCTAGTCTTAATAATGTATGTGGTCATCCTTCTCGGAAATGGCACCCTTATTCTCATCAGTATCTTAGACTCCCACCTTCACACCCCTATGTACTTCTTCCTGGGGAACCTCTCCTTCCTGGACATCTGCTACACCACTGTCTCCATTCCCCCCATGCTGGTGAGCTTCCTCTCAGAAAAAAAGACCATCTCCTTCTCTGGCTGTGCCGTGCAGATGTTCCTTGGCTTGGCCATGGGTACAACAGAGTGTGTGCTCCTGGGCATGATGGCCTTTGACCGGTATGTGGCTATTTGCAACCCTCTGAGATATTCTGTCATCATGAGCAAGGGTTCCTATGTGTCCATGGCAGCTGGCTCCTGGATCATAGGAGTTGTCAACTCGACAGTACAAACTGGGTGTGTAGTACAATTGCCTTTCTGCAGGAATAATGTCATCAATCATTTCACCTGTGAAATTCTGGCTGTCATGAAATTGGCCTGTGCTGATATCTCACGTAATGAGTTCATCATGCTTGTGGCCACAACCTTATTCATAATGACACCATTATTGCTAATCATTATCTCTTACACATTAATTATTATCAGCATCCTCAGAATTCGCTCTTCTGAGGGGAGAAGCAAAGTCTTCTCTACCTGCTCAGCCCACTTGACTGTGGTGATAATATTCTATGGAACCATTCTCTTCATGTACATGAAGCCCAAATCTAAAGACACACTTAATTCAGATGACATGGATGCTACTGACAAACTTGTTTCTGGGTTCTATGGAGTGATAGCTCCTATGATTAATCCTTTAATCTATAGTCTCAGAAACAGGGATGTGAAGGAAGCAGTAAAACATTTActgagaagaaaaaattttaataagtaa